The genomic window TTTGTGGAGGACATATCAGCTCAAAATCGATGGAAGTGCAACTTCTCAAACTCAATTCTAAATTACCATAAATtgcatatatatttcaataaaatattacaattaaaatagctttacctttaatatatttgcaaaataaattgattgcaATCAATGTGGTATCATTGACGAATCCACAACAGTCTAGTCGTAAGTGAGTTAAATTAGTGCCACATTTCTTTATAAATCTaaacattgaataaataatttaaaacaaatagttatcattgtacaATTTAGCATAAACGACGTACAAGTTGAATGCTGTACTCAGTATTCCTTTTGTAATACCACACCAGGATAAATCCAACTTTGTCATTTGGTTACAATATGGCTCTAATGAAATGAGCATTGAATAGGAAAATGAACACCAATACggctaaaaaatatactgtaataatttttttcttctttaaatatgttatttttaacacttgtactcacttttaaatttaattctctATAGAAATACCCATCAGtacaaatgttattaaagCGCTTGCACACCCTCATACAAAGTCGCAATGATTTTAAATCcaagtatgaaaatatttgcatCAATGATTCAttctataattacataataaataaaatgtcgaGATAatgattagatataataattgaatagtaataatttaatataattgaataaaaaaagtgtaCCGGTAATCGCAATGTGTAATCAACATCGGGTTCCTTACGCCACTCATTTTCAAGTTCTTCTATATTCttgataagttttaaaaatggatCTAGACTAGTTGACATAGGTatctagaaataaaaatatcaaaataattaagatatcagaaaaaacaaaaatattgaaaattacttaCATTTGAAGCCATTGATGGCACTCTAATATCCGACAATATCTCCTGGTCCTGttcttcattattatcataaacataTCCTAAGGATGTATGAGTAACCATAGGTATAGAAATAATGTCTAGTTCACCACTTTCTGGATATTTCAAAATACCACCCATAGATACAGCATCTAACTCAGTGTAGTAATCCAATTGAGAATGATTAAATTCTATGCATATTTCtctgtaaaaaattgaataacattGGTATCATCAATCAAAAAAGTTCATTGTTAAGTAGTATTTTGTCTTACTTGACTAATTcctttatgtaatttaattttggagCAAACAATCGAGAATGTCTCAAGCCATTACAGTTTTGGGGCAACCCTTCCCATAATAATCTCCATGCCATTGTATCAGGAAGGTCAACAACTTTGCCCGATATTCGTACTACAGACCCGGGAGTAAACGTTTCAAATATGGAGATAACCAGTGGAACAACAGGTATTTCAAATGATAATACtgtaatacacataataaaaatggttatgtttaatttattttatttttacttgatcTTACTTATATAATCTTCGCTTCTTATTCTTCCGGCATTTTGTGGCATGATTGGACATTTTCGAGATGGTGCAAGATCTCTCCATGGCCCATAACTCCtctaagtaattaaaaatataaaataaataagattgttagtaaaaatgaaagtgttaatgaaaataataatcttttgaataattgaatttcaAGAAATTGAAgggttgaaaattattaaaacataataacatacttagtaatacttttataatcatCCTatgaatgttttcaaaaaacagatttatttatttaaaaaaaaaaattaataatattaagtgttgtcaattatataacaatagcaataatattctttagtaatgaaaacattttacaattttatttttattaaaaatttcattcaactttcaacttatttttaacttcagAAACTTTTGTGGTGagacaattaataattgaaaacatagaaaaaaaaattaaacaaggtttgtagaatatgtataatataacttaatacaatatgtcaGTTAATACTGCAACtcgtacatttaaaaaagaacCACACTGTAAAgtaaagtatatagtatacatagtgTACATTAATATGTGTAAGATATAAATCAATTGATTTGAAGATAATATGTAGTTTATAGTGTATAAGTACCTAGTCTAGAGATCTGCACGAGCCAGGCCAGCCCGACCCAGCCCGTATCTAGCCCAagccataatttaaatataacggGTTAGTTATAAGTgggaccataatattattgattgggCTGAGTCGgtcaaaacttattatttattaatagttatacataaattgacaggtttaaaaatacatttaatttaataaaatttaatatatttttctttgtaatatatttattgtctttataaaatgattttgtcTACTATGTCATTACTGAAAGGAAATTAAgttgatgtatatttttatttacaaacgaGCATGGTTGGTTTggacttcaaaaaaataataaaatacggaCAGAgccgaaaaaaaaacgacgcCCGTACTGATCTCTAGTACCTACCATGTTATTCGTTAAATTTATGACATGTTgacattttaaagaaaaaaattcctttaaaactttttatgggttaagataaaattgttaataaacttCTTTCAGTCTCACATCTATCTCTAGAGTTAGGATTTgtcttatttttaagtgtctttgataatagtaacaatagaaataatcaattctaataaaattaataattaattatgttttgagAGTTATATGTATGTTCTAAGATATACAAGTAAAAGTTGAATTATATGGGGATGTAATAAAGCAACCATACTCAAATGTCTAGTGACTATTTACACCTCgatttacacaaatattaaaaaatcaaaaatacataaaattggaacatgtcatattataacacataggATAAACAAGAACAAGTTTAAGGTTGGTGAgtgttaagaaaataatttaacgctttaattttatgaccaattgtttgtttacaatttaattttaatttttttccgtgGCTTATTTTTCCTACTGCTTTTTCTTAtgactactatataatataatatgtatttatgataaaatgtgaagaataataaacacacaagagtatattaattacaatttttaatttttttaaagaaagtaaaataatctattatagcCTAGTGAAAGTTTAAACTACCAAAATAAACTACAacaagttttaaaaagtttcaataaacaaacatttaatatgatgGACTGCATAAAACAATTTGGTTGTAAAGAAATTTGTCTTGTAAGTAACTTATAGGCTTGTAGGTCATGGGAGTGATACAATCGATCAGTGTAGTGAATGATAAGCTCACAAAAACATTAGATTACCAAAAACTCACCATAACATAAGACTGTGGAAAGTCTCCGTAGTTTGGAAACTTGCTCGGTCTGCCAGTGACATTGCTGGCCGTGTATGATATGCTAATGTCGCTGCCATATTGAGAGCTAAAGTCCACCACTTCCGACGAGAACTGGAACACGAAATTGTCCAATGTAGAACGCTGCTTGTTGATTCTCCTGACTTGCTTGCGATCCATGTATGTACGCGTGTAGTCAATGTACGACTTGCAAAGCTTTCTCAGATCATCCAAGTTAAAGCCAACTTGTTCGTCGTTCATGACCAATTTCGTCGGCACAAATCCCGATGAAACACGCACCTTTGAATTCCATCGAACACACTAATTCCGATAACCGTACATTGTGAACTTGGGCTTTTGGCAGGTGAGATTTATAGTTGCGGGGTTCGGAATGActgtagtaaataaattacacttaagggcgataaattataataattaagtatttactatttcgtTGTTTTTGTCGTATTTACACTTTATCACAGTATCACACGTCCTTTGACCGCAGAGATCATTGTTCGGAATCGGTTTGATAATGCGAACCAACGCTACCAACAGTGacgaaacaataaaaatgtaagtatcgATTTTGTGCCAACCAGTTTACCCGTTTTGAATACTCGAACGCCCGGGAAATCGTACTACGGTCGCGCTACGCGCACTATTCGTTATTTATCTTCAGCAAAAACCTCTATTTGATTttgctataatttattacattacgaTAACAACGTGGTTATTAAACGATGATGTCGCCGACGTCTTGTCAGAATgtgatttcaaaattcaaacgtGATAGGCGTAAATAACTGCATACGTGTGCAGCATGATCATAGGTTTACTCGGTG from Aphis gossypii isolate Hap1 chromosome 1, ASM2018417v2, whole genome shotgun sequence includes these protein-coding regions:
- the LOC114126232 gene encoding F-box/LRR-repeat protein 4: MNDEQVGFNLDDLRKLCKSYIDYTRTYMDRKQVRRINKQRSTLDNFVFQFSSEVVDFSSQYGSDISISYTASNVTGRPSKFPNYGDFPQSYVMRSYGPWRDLAPSRKCPIMPQNAGRIRSEDYIILSFEIPVVPLVISIFETFTPGSVVRISGKVVDLPDTMAWRLLWEGLPQNCNGLRHSRLFAPKLNYIKELVKEICIEFNHSQLDYYTELDAVSMGGILKYPESGELDIISIPMVTHTSLGYVYDNNEEQDQEILSDIRVPSMASNIPMSTSLDPFLKLIKNIEELENEWRKEPDVDYTLRLPNESLMQIFSYLDLKSLRLCMRVCKRFNNICTDGYFYRELNLKPYWCSFSYSMLISLEPYCNQMTKLDLSWCGITKGILSTAFNLFIKKCGTNLTHLRLDCCGFVNDTTLIAINLFCKYIKELSLRSCTSIDFELICPPQKFPEMERIDFYRTNITTDCLHFYITCMPKLKHINLGSCKRIDCMDHIAYTLSSSNKQLVSVDFWKSYTLSQTGLRFLTALKQLEEIDLGWCLGLSIPGDSLLDLVKSCPKLKKIIVVSLRGVSDRDLLAFADYCPLLEQIDLVGLRAITVDACSKFLQKCKNLKLMDVNFCENIKEGDVQVWRLKYPNVCIQFTTSDHSNVYHY